In Ignavibacteriales bacterium, one genomic interval encodes:
- a CDS encoding glycosyltransferase family 39 protein: MPRPLQSESPPSGQDQPAVLKRREEFLLGIALLLAAFAAAVRLYSADKYSFILYGDAASHLVKARQLIDSWQPGIENFGTVWLPIPHVVLLPFSVIDSLFSSGAAGPVVGIPLLIGTSLLLFAMVRRLTGSRPIALLSASIFGLNPNVVYLALTPMSELTFFFFITLGGYAIQRWLYGRDDRWLLLCSSAVMLATLTRYEAWVLAPSVALVATTEAVLSWKRKEHSRIHAMLWVAVLSLSGIVIWLFWNKLVYGDFLQFAPWKYRPPPSAANNPMWYRQEAVSLTLVRALLNIFGPVVLLACLGGIGVLRRVIREPKQYLLFVFLVLPSLFIFGGILTDNVLIDQWWWNWRFVIVFGLFASVAVGIALSELFKNVRSRIVRGVVVAALLAMPIIQLTVPSVSVATYEDAAKIFSGLTKYATAFGEKLGATYKGGSIILFTGTGLGERIMISSGIPLKNFHLVKFPGGQDIQAAVRSGDRYVVLGKVRLPDSRETVNYWIDRKELFLRYYDVVFEDENYVLLLRK; encoded by the coding sequence ATGCCACGACCACTACAAAGCGAGAGCCCGCCTTCAGGACAAGACCAGCCGGCGGTCCTGAAGAGACGCGAAGAATTCCTGCTTGGCATCGCCCTGCTCCTTGCAGCATTTGCAGCTGCAGTAAGGCTGTACTCAGCCGACAAATACTCTTTCATCCTGTACGGGGATGCTGCATCGCATCTCGTCAAAGCGCGCCAGCTCATTGATTCCTGGCAACCGGGGATAGAGAACTTCGGAACGGTCTGGCTCCCGATTCCTCATGTTGTGCTGCTCCCGTTCAGTGTGATCGACTCGCTCTTCTCGTCAGGTGCCGCAGGGCCCGTTGTCGGAATTCCCCTCCTGATCGGGACGTCGTTGTTGCTGTTCGCAATGGTCCGGCGGCTCACGGGCTCCCGCCCGATTGCATTGCTGAGCGCTTCTATTTTTGGACTCAATCCCAACGTCGTGTATCTCGCCCTCACTCCGATGAGCGAGCTCACCTTCTTCTTCTTCATCACGCTTGGCGGGTACGCGATCCAGCGATGGCTATATGGACGGGATGATCGCTGGCTGCTCCTCTGTTCCTCCGCTGTCATGCTCGCGACCCTCACCCGGTACGAAGCATGGGTCCTTGCTCCAAGTGTTGCTCTGGTTGCAACGACGGAAGCCGTGCTCTCCTGGAAGCGGAAGGAGCATAGCAGAATTCACGCCATGCTCTGGGTCGCAGTGCTGAGCCTCAGCGGAATCGTGATTTGGCTGTTCTGGAACAAGTTGGTGTACGGCGATTTTCTCCAATTCGCTCCATGGAAATACCGCCCGCCTCCTTCGGCAGCGAATAACCCGATGTGGTACCGGCAGGAGGCCGTTTCACTGACGCTCGTCAGAGCCCTCCTGAACATATTTGGTCCGGTTGTGCTCCTCGCCTGCCTGGGCGGCATCGGGGTTTTGCGCAGGGTGATCCGGGAACCAAAACAGTATCTTCTCTTTGTGTTTCTGGTCCTTCCTTCCCTCTTCATTTTTGGCGGTATTCTGACCGACAATGTTCTCATCGACCAATGGTGGTGGAACTGGCGGTTTGTGATTGTCTTCGGGTTATTCGCTTCTGTCGCGGTCGGGATCGCTCTGTCAGAGCTCTTCAAGAACGTGCGTTCACGTATTGTGCGCGGAGTCGTAGTCGCTGCACTTCTAGCCATGCCCATCATTCAATTGACAGTGCCGTCGGTCAGCGTGGCAACCTATGAGGATGCTGCAAAGATCTTCAGCGGACTGACGAAATACGCGACTGCCTTTGGCGAGAAGCTCGGAGCAACGTACAAAGGAGGGTCGATTATTCTGTTCACGGGAACGGGTCTTGGTGAAAGAATCATGATTTCAAGCGGCATCCCGTTGAAAAACTTCCACCTTGTCAAATTTCCCGGGGGTCAGGATATTCAGGCAGCAGTCCGGTCAGGCGACCGGTATGTCGTTCTGGGGAAGGTCAGGCTGCCCGATTCGCGGGAGACGGTTAACTATTGGATAGATCGGAAGGAGCTGTTTCTGCGATACTATGATGTGGTGTTCGAGGATGAAAACTACGTTCTTCTTCTGCGGAAGTGA
- the mscL gene encoding large-conductance mechanosensitive channel protein MscL, which translates to MSMVKEFKEFAMRGNVLDLAIGIIIGAAFGKVVSSMVNDVLMPPIGVLIGGVDFSSFGLTLKEAVDKNPAAVLKYGVFLNHIIDFTIVAFAVFLVVKAVNRMQQKPAPAVAPTTKKCPQCLMDIPLEAKRCGHCTTKL; encoded by the coding sequence ATGTCTATGGTCAAGGAATTCAAAGAATTTGCGATGAGGGGAAATGTGCTGGACCTCGCCATCGGTATCATCATCGGGGCGGCTTTTGGCAAAGTGGTCAGTTCGATGGTCAACGATGTGCTGATGCCCCCCATTGGCGTCCTTATTGGCGGCGTCGATTTCAGCTCGTTCGGCCTCACTCTGAAAGAGGCGGTCGACAAGAACCCGGCGGCTGTCCTGAAGTATGGTGTGTTCCTGAACCATATCATCGACTTTACGATCGTCGCGTTCGCTGTTTTTCTGGTCGTCAAGGCCGTGAACCGGATGCAGCAGAAGCCCGCTCCGGCTGTCGCTCCAACGACGAAAAAATGTCCTCAATGCCTGATGGATATCCCCCTGGAAGCGAAACGATGCGGCCACTGCACAACGAAACTGTAG
- a CDS encoding serine hydrolase, translating to MIKRTNPTRIALLFIMLCIGILDVHAQRLPLKGFDAYVQKALQDWGCPGLAIAIVKNDSVVFAKGYGVRQIGGTAAVDEKTIFGIASCSKAFTSASVAILADEKKIRWDDPVTKYLDGFQLYDPYVTREITVRDLLSHRSGLPAFGGDLIWWGSTHSREETLKRIRSVKPATSFRSRYAYQNIMFIAAGQVVSAVAGKPWEEFVRDRFFVPLGMHSSSTSVKALEGIGDIATPHMRVGGKTRAIAWRNLDNGAPAAGINSNVLDMARWIRLQLGHGTFERKQIFSSAVSEEMWSPQTIIASSTPEPPLPSFLKGRFNAYGLGWSLGEYRSRFFVRHYGEDDGMSSVVGLLPEEKLGVVILTNLHVTSLHTALLYRIFDAFLKARPEDWSALYLKVRTDAEAKAAAEDTVAEKARARHSQPSIPLSRYAGKYSNTTYGDATVNEEGGKLVVRLSASPTYIGDLEHWQYDTFLSRWRDPVAEKTLVSFTLNADGDVDEMKLKIADFIDFGEYLFKRSK from the coding sequence ATGATCAAACGAACCAACCCAACCCGAATCGCGTTGCTGTTCATCATGCTCTGCATTGGCATCCTCGATGTTCACGCCCAACGCCTCCCTCTCAAGGGATTCGACGCGTACGTTCAGAAGGCCCTTCAGGACTGGGGATGTCCGGGGCTTGCCATAGCCATAGTAAAGAACGACAGCGTTGTCTTTGCCAAGGGATATGGCGTGCGTCAGATCGGAGGCACCGCCGCGGTCGATGAGAAAACAATTTTCGGCATCGCTTCCTGCTCGAAAGCGTTCACCTCGGCATCCGTTGCGATCCTCGCCGATGAAAAGAAAATCCGGTGGGACGATCCGGTGACGAAGTATCTCGACGGATTTCAATTGTACGATCCGTACGTGACCAGAGAGATCACCGTCCGGGATCTCCTCTCGCACCGGAGCGGCCTCCCTGCATTCGGCGGGGATCTGATCTGGTGGGGATCGACCCACAGCCGGGAGGAGACTCTCAAGCGCATCCGTTCTGTGAAGCCAGCAACGAGTTTTCGGAGCCGATACGCGTATCAGAATATCATGTTCATCGCCGCCGGACAGGTTGTGTCGGCCGTGGCCGGAAAGCCGTGGGAGGAATTCGTGAGGGATCGTTTTTTTGTCCCACTGGGAATGCACTCGTCAAGCACCAGCGTGAAAGCACTGGAGGGAATCGGGGATATCGCCACACCTCACATGCGAGTCGGAGGAAAAACCCGAGCGATCGCATGGCGGAACCTGGACAATGGCGCTCCGGCAGCCGGCATCAATTCGAACGTACTCGACATGGCTCGCTGGATCCGCCTGCAGCTGGGTCACGGCACGTTCGAGCGAAAGCAGATTTTCAGTTCGGCAGTCAGCGAGGAAATGTGGTCACCTCAAACCATCATTGCATCTTCCACGCCTGAGCCTCCGCTTCCATCATTCCTCAAGGGACGTTTCAATGCATACGGCCTCGGCTGGAGCCTCGGCGAATACCGCAGCCGATTCTTCGTGCGCCATTATGGCGAAGATGACGGGATGTCTTCTGTTGTTGGCTTGCTCCCCGAAGAGAAACTCGGCGTTGTGATCCTCACGAATTTGCACGTTACGTCCCTGCACACCGCGCTTCTCTACCGCATCTTCGATGCATTCCTGAAAGCCAGGCCGGAAGATTGGAGCGCGTTGTACCTCAAAGTGCGGACAGATGCGGAAGCGAAGGCCGCGGCGGAGGACACTGTCGCAGAAAAGGCGCGGGCACGCCATTCCCAGCCATCTATCCCCCTGAGCCGGTATGCGGGGAAATATTCAAACACGACGTACGGTGACGCAACGGTGAACGAGGAAGGTGGAAAGCTCGTTGTGCGATTGAGCGCCTCACCGACGTACATCGGGGACCTCGAGCACTGGCAGTACGATACGTTTCTTTCCCGATGGCGCGATCCGGTGGCCGAGAAGACCTTGGTGTCATTCACATTGAATGCCGACGGAGACGTCGATGAGATGAAACTGAAAATCGCCGATTTCATTGATTTCGGAGAATATCTGTTCAAACGCTCAAAGTAG
- a CDS encoding class II fructose-1,6-bisphosphate aldolase produces MTHYKELGLTNSKELFQKAVKGGYAIPAFNFNNLEQLQAIIGACVETKSPVILQVSSGARKYANQTLLKYLAKGAVDYAKELGYAIPIVLHLDHGDTLELCKSCVESGFSSVMIDGSHHPYDKNVEVTRQVVEYAHKHDVSVEGELGVLAGIEDEVSSAVTHYTKPEEVEDFVKKTGVDSLAISIGTSHGANKFKPEQCTRTPEGILVPPPLRFDILEEVEKRIPGFPIVLHGASSVPPELVKSINANGGKLKDAVGIPEEQLRRAAASAVCKINIDSDGRLAMTAAIRKTFVDNPAEFDPRKYLGPARDQLKELYKHKIVNVLGSANRA; encoded by the coding sequence ATGACTCATTATAAAGAACTTGGTCTTACTAATTCCAAAGAGCTGTTTCAAAAAGCCGTGAAGGGGGGCTATGCGATACCCGCCTTTAACTTCAACAACCTCGAGCAGTTGCAGGCAATCATCGGGGCGTGCGTAGAGACGAAGTCGCCCGTGATTCTCCAGGTCTCGAGTGGAGCCCGTAAGTACGCTAATCAGACGCTCCTGAAGTATCTGGCGAAGGGGGCTGTCGATTACGCAAAAGAACTTGGCTATGCAATTCCCATCGTGCTGCATCTGGATCACGGGGATACGCTTGAACTCTGCAAGTCGTGCGTGGAATCCGGCTTTTCGTCGGTTATGATCGACGGCTCGCATCATCCATACGACAAGAATGTCGAAGTGACGAGGCAGGTTGTTGAGTATGCACACAAGCACGACGTGAGCGTGGAAGGCGAACTCGGTGTGCTGGCCGGCATCGAGGACGAAGTCTCAAGCGCCGTTACGCACTATACCAAACCGGAAGAAGTTGAAGATTTTGTGAAGAAGACAGGGGTCGATTCGCTGGCGATTTCCATCGGCACGTCGCACGGCGCGAACAAGTTCAAGCCGGAACAATGCACGCGGACACCTGAAGGCATTCTGGTTCCTCCCCCGCTGCGATTCGACATCCTGGAAGAAGTCGAAAAGAGAATTCCCGGCTTCCCCATCGTACTTCACGGCGCATCATCCGTTCCGCCCGAGCTGGTAAAAAGTATCAACGCAAACGGCGGGAAGCTGAAAGACGCAGTGGGAATTCCTGAGGAGCAATTGCGGCGGGCAGCTGCTTCGGCGGTGTGCAAAATCAACATTGATTCTGACGGCAGACTGGCGATGACAGCAGCGATTCGGAAGACGTTCGTGGACAACCCGGCGGAATTCGATCCGCGCAAATATCTCGGTCCGGCACGCGATCAACTCAAAGAGCTGTACAAACACAAGATCGTCAACGTCCTGGGAAGCGCGAACCGGGCGTAA
- a CDS encoding DUF3078 domain-containing protein: MKRIIMALLFVLAGRALSQTPAPQKPDSSKWGWKHSVVSGLTLTQVSFKDWAQGGEDALAWTIRVDGLSKLEDTVYVWGNTYKMSYGQAKLGSETTRKTEDRLEFESVFTYKLGTEVNPYLGATLKTQFAEGVMIDGLGKTTPVSKFFDPAYLTQSAGFGYRPSSIIRTRFGAALREIVTSAYTVYANDASTPENQRVKTKIDGGVESVTDLELKLDDNLLLRSKLELFAPIKDFQQVTMRMDNTLTANVSKYVVVILNIQLINDSKASSRLQAKEVLALGLSYTLF, encoded by the coding sequence ATGAAAAGGATCATCATGGCGTTGTTGTTTGTTCTTGCGGGACGCGCTTTGTCTCAGACGCCGGCACCACAGAAGCCCGATTCCAGCAAGTGGGGGTGGAAACACTCGGTGGTTTCCGGCCTCACGCTGACCCAGGTCTCATTTAAGGACTGGGCACAAGGGGGCGAGGACGCTCTGGCTTGGACGATCCGAGTCGACGGGCTCTCGAAGCTTGAAGACACGGTGTACGTCTGGGGGAATACATATAAAATGTCATACGGCCAGGCGAAGCTTGGAAGCGAAACCACGCGCAAGACGGAGGACAGGCTGGAGTTTGAATCAGTGTTCACATACAAATTGGGAACCGAGGTCAATCCTTATCTTGGTGCGACATTGAAGACGCAATTTGCCGAAGGTGTTATGATCGATGGATTGGGAAAAACGACCCCTGTTTCGAAGTTCTTCGATCCGGCATACCTGACACAAAGCGCAGGGTTCGGGTACAGACCGTCGTCGATAATCAGAACGCGATTTGGAGCGGCTCTACGAGAGATTGTAACATCGGCGTACACAGTCTACGCAAACGACGCGTCAACGCCGGAAAACCAGCGTGTTAAAACGAAGATCGATGGCGGCGTTGAATCTGTGACTGATCTTGAGCTGAAGCTTGATGACAATCTCCTGCTTCGATCAAAACTGGAACTCTTCGCTCCCATTAAGGACTTTCAGCAGGTCACAATGAGGATGGACAACACGCTCACGGCAAACGTCAGCAAGTATGTTGTTGTCATTCTCAATATTCAGCTCATCAATGACTCGAAGGCATCGTCGAGATTGCAGGCGAAAGAGGTCTTGGCACTGGGGTTGAGCTACACGCTCTTCTGA
- a CDS encoding thioredoxin family protein: MATDKLNIGSTAPGFDNLVGADGKKYSMKDFGDRKGLVVVFACNHCPTVQTYEDRMIAFQNEYGPKGFQLLAINSNETNNYPEDNYEEMVKRARKLGFNFLYLRDDDQSTARAYGATHTPEFFVLDGTRTLRYHGKMDDNKVHSASRVNYVRDAADAILAGEEVKETETYSIGCTIKWK; the protein is encoded by the coding sequence ATGGCTACCGACAAATTGAATATCGGATCAACTGCGCCGGGCTTCGACAACCTCGTGGGTGCAGACGGGAAGAAGTACTCCATGAAAGATTTCGGAGACAGGAAGGGGCTTGTTGTCGTCTTTGCGTGCAATCACTGTCCAACCGTTCAGACATACGAAGACAGGATGATCGCGTTCCAGAACGAATACGGCCCGAAAGGATTTCAACTCCTCGCAATCAACTCCAACGAAACGAACAACTACCCGGAGGACAACTACGAGGAGATGGTGAAGCGCGCACGAAAGCTCGGGTTCAATTTTCTCTACCTCCGTGACGACGATCAGTCCACAGCGCGGGCCTACGGCGCCACGCACACGCCGGAGTTTTTCGTGTTGGATGGCACGCGGACGCTGCGCTATCATGGGAAGATGGACGACAACAAGGTGCATTCGGCCTCGAGAGTAAACTACGTTCGCGACGCTGCCGATGCGATCCTCGCAGGGGAAGAAGTGAAAGAAACTGAGACATACTCGATCGGCTGCACGATCAAGTGGAAGTGA
- a CDS encoding MBL fold metallo-hydrolase produces the protein MTGFRYIPKPLCVVKPGGDTCNSLSIDTMITAFLRQATGAVLLLTGFVCGAISGLEAQQSLRAAQDTTIVVMLGTGMPRPNPGASGPSAAVVLGDKVFLFDAGPGVERQLSASGLPINGVTALFITHLHSDHTLGYPDLIFTSWVMGRKKSLQAYGPPGLQKMTDHLIAAYSEDIAIRIEGLEHQTPQGYAVSVHEIDTGVVYDSVGVRVTAMKVPHGNWQVSYAYRIDTPDRHVVMSGDTRYNEDLVGFSEGADVLVHEVYSSAHLKPESRPGGEDWPKYMQQFHTSDIELGALAMRIQPKLLVLTHIIRMGASDEELLAGIRNGGFTGRVVVGHDLDRY, from the coding sequence TTGACTGGATTTCGCTATATTCCAAAACCGCTCTGTGTGGTCAAGCCAGGCGGGGACACCTGCAATTCTCTTTCTATTGACACTATGATCACTGCATTCTTACGGCAAGCTACAGGCGCAGTTCTGCTGCTGACCGGGTTTGTCTGCGGCGCGATATCCGGCCTGGAGGCTCAGCAATCACTGCGAGCAGCTCAGGACACAACCATTGTTGTCATGCTCGGCACTGGAATGCCCCGGCCGAACCCAGGGGCTTCCGGCCCGTCGGCTGCCGTCGTACTCGGTGATAAGGTCTTTCTCTTTGATGCGGGGCCGGGAGTTGAAAGACAGCTTAGCGCTTCGGGGCTCCCCATCAACGGCGTCACAGCGTTGTTCATCACGCACCTCCACAGTGATCATACTCTCGGGTATCCCGATTTGATTTTCACATCGTGGGTCATGGGTCGGAAGAAATCTCTCCAGGCTTACGGCCCCCCGGGACTGCAAAAAATGACAGACCACCTCATCGCCGCATACTCCGAAGATATCGCCATCCGCATCGAAGGCCTGGAGCACCAGACTCCACAAGGTTATGCGGTGTCTGTCCACGAAATCGATACAGGCGTGGTCTATGATTCTGTCGGAGTGCGAGTGACCGCGATGAAGGTCCCCCACGGGAACTGGCAGGTCTCGTATGCGTATAGGATTGATACGCCTGACAGACATGTTGTGATGTCGGGAGACACGCGGTACAACGAAGACCTTGTCGGTTTCTCCGAAGGCGCTGACGTCCTTGTTCATGAAGTGTACTCATCGGCGCATCTCAAGCCCGAGTCCAGGCCCGGTGGAGAGGACTGGCCGAAGTACATGCAGCAGTTTCACACTTCCGACATTGAGCTCGGGGCTCTGGCCATGCGCATTCAGCCAAAGCTGCTCGTTCTCACGCACATTATCCGCATGGGAGCCAGCGACGAAGAACTCCTTGCGGGAATCCGGAACGGTGGATTCACCGGACGGGTGGTTGTTGGACACGATCTCGACAGATACTGA
- a CDS encoding phosphatase PAP2 family protein — MRRSILAFVLLPMLCFPCLRAQNSLSFKQFGDETADFIKQPARWDGNDWLKLGLTGAGTFLVMQLDQPIRDAVMKDRSYYNSAPIRFGKFWGETYSTAVFAGAFGLHGVLTNNNATKKVGFEIAQAALYSGGITTILKLALGRARPYTDEGATKYLPFTIMDDGFHSLPSGHCTLAFALSTVLSRNVESRALKVLVFVPAALTALSRVYQDYHWASDCVLGAVIGYVVATWVVDLHDSKDSPVHISGIYPLTIRINLN, encoded by the coding sequence ATGCGTCGAAGTATACTTGCTTTCGTGCTGCTTCCGATGTTGTGCTTTCCATGTCTTCGTGCGCAGAATTCGCTCAGCTTCAAGCAGTTTGGGGACGAGACAGCCGATTTTATCAAACAACCAGCACGTTGGGATGGCAATGATTGGCTGAAGCTCGGACTGACAGGGGCGGGGACATTCCTGGTTATGCAGCTCGATCAACCTATCCGGGATGCCGTGATGAAGGACAGAAGCTACTACAACAGTGCACCGATCAGGTTCGGAAAGTTCTGGGGGGAAACATACTCCACAGCCGTGTTCGCGGGCGCGTTCGGTTTGCACGGAGTGCTCACAAACAACAACGCGACGAAGAAGGTTGGATTTGAGATCGCGCAGGCGGCTCTTTACTCAGGAGGAATCACTACCATCCTGAAACTCGCGCTTGGCCGGGCGAGACCCTACACCGATGAGGGTGCAACGAAGTATCTGCCTTTCACAATCATGGACGACGGATTCCACTCACTCCCCTCGGGACACTGCACACTTGCGTTTGCCCTTTCGACGGTGCTCTCGAGAAACGTGGAGTCCAGGGCGCTGAAAGTGCTTGTGTTTGTTCCGGCAGCTCTCACTGCGTTGTCACGGGTTTACCAGGACTATCACTGGGCATCCGATTGCGTTTTGGGGGCCGTCATCGGCTACGTCGTGGCCACGTGGGTGGTGGACCTTCACGACAGCAAGGATTCGCCGGTCCACATCTCCGGAATATATCCCCTCACGATCAGGATCAACCTCAACTGA
- a CDS encoding XdhC family protein, which translates to MKELRDILRGYEAAKLAEEKAMLATIVDVRGSTYRRPGARMLIRQDGTTIGAISSGCLEADVAERAKKVMNSHDAITVLYDLTGPENDVWGLNLGCNGVIQILLEPLPLSMRSFHLKSIADCLNSGRVGVLASVFRVEGEFRATIGSHLFLLEDGSVSEDIKNPALTAAITEDCLTVLRTKNSAVKEYRFMEGTVEALIEVIRPPLPLVIIGAGADSVPLARMAKELGWTVTVIDHRPTSITQERFPDADSLILSRPEEISEKVRIKGNTVLVIMTHNFSHDLQLLRTLLPSPAPYIGILGPSKRTEQLLEKVRESGFTPTGKQLDRLHGPVGLNIGAESPEEIALSILSEILAFVNGRRGGFLREHGGPIHA; encoded by the coding sequence ATGAAAGAACTCCGGGATATCCTGCGCGGGTACGAAGCCGCCAAACTCGCCGAAGAGAAAGCGATGCTCGCCACGATTGTCGACGTGAGAGGATCAACCTACCGGCGTCCCGGCGCACGGATGCTCATTCGTCAGGACGGGACAACGATTGGTGCAATCAGCAGCGGCTGCCTCGAGGCTGACGTCGCGGAGCGGGCAAAGAAAGTCATGAACTCCCACGATGCGATCACTGTTCTCTATGACCTCACGGGTCCTGAAAACGATGTCTGGGGACTTAACCTCGGCTGCAACGGCGTCATCCAGATATTGCTGGAGCCCCTCCCGCTGAGCATGCGATCATTCCATCTCAAATCAATCGCAGACTGCCTGAATTCGGGTAGAGTTGGAGTGCTCGCCAGCGTATTCCGCGTAGAAGGTGAATTCAGGGCAACGATCGGATCGCATCTCTTCCTTCTTGAAGACGGTTCCGTCTCAGAAGACATCAAGAACCCCGCTCTGACAGCAGCGATCACGGAAGATTGCCTCACAGTTTTGCGAACGAAAAATTCAGCTGTCAAAGAATATCGGTTCATGGAAGGCACCGTCGAGGCCCTCATCGAGGTCATCCGCCCTCCCCTTCCGCTGGTTATCATCGGCGCAGGGGCCGACTCTGTACCGCTTGCACGAATGGCCAAAGAACTGGGCTGGACCGTCACAGTAATCGATCATCGTCCCACGTCTATCACACAAGAACGATTTCCAGATGCGGACTCTCTCATACTTTCCCGCCCGGAGGAAATCTCGGAGAAAGTCAGAATCAAAGGAAATACTGTCCTTGTGATCATGACCCACAACTTCTCCCACGACCTCCAGCTTCTCCGGACACTTCTCCCTTCCCCGGCCCCTTATATCGGAATTCTCGGCCCGTCGAAGAGAACAGAGCAATTGCTTGAAAAAGTTCGCGAGTCGGGTTTCACCCCCACGGGGAAACAGCTCGACCGTCTACACGGACCGGTCGGTCTCAACATAGGGGCAGAATCACCGGAGGAAATCGCTCTGTCAATTCTCTCCGAGATTCTGGCATTTGTGAACGGCAGGCGAGGCGGTTTTCTGCGTGAGCATGGCGGGCCGATCCATGCATAG
- a CDS encoding class I SAM-dependent methyltransferase, which produces MKGQDPYPEFIARFYDVIYAHLRTVDRDYFLNEILAVRGPILEVGVGTGRFFLDALGRGADIYGIDVSETMLDELKKKLDPTHHRRVFVQDTRSLNLDRTFDLVVAPFRVFSHLISVEDQLNALNSIYDHLNPGGRFIFDLYVPDLKILQNGINAETDFDGEYAPGKRLKRVVSAKADLINQVNNVTMTLTWDEGGGQRTSSWQLLMRFFFRHELEHLVARSKLKLDRIDGDYEGHALTSESKDFIVVCRRS; this is translated from the coding sequence ATGAAAGGTCAAGATCCATATCCCGAATTCATAGCACGCTTCTACGACGTCATCTACGCTCATCTTCGTACAGTCGATCGCGACTACTTTCTCAATGAGATCCTTGCGGTGAGGGGGCCGATCCTTGAGGTCGGTGTTGGAACGGGCCGGTTCTTTCTGGACGCTCTGGGCCGGGGAGCAGACATCTACGGCATCGACGTCAGCGAGACGATGCTTGATGAGCTGAAGAAGAAACTGGATCCAACACATCACCGGCGTGTCTTTGTTCAGGATACACGGTCATTGAATCTGGACAGGACATTCGACCTCGTCGTGGCGCCGTTTCGTGTCTTCTCACACCTCATCAGCGTCGAAGACCAACTGAACGCGCTGAACAGCATCTATGATCACCTGAATCCGGGAGGGAGATTCATTTTCGATCTCTATGTCCCCGACCTGAAGATCCTTCAGAACGGAATCAACGCGGAGACGGATTTCGACGGTGAATATGCGCCCGGAAAGAGACTGAAACGAGTCGTATCGGCTAAAGCAGACCTCATCAACCAGGTCAACAACGTGACGATGACCCTGACCTGGGATGAAGGGGGCGGGCAGAGGACTTCATCGTGGCAGCTGCTGATGCGGTTCTTTTTCCGGCATGAACTTGAACACCTCGTCGCCCGATCGAAGTTGAAACTCGACCGTATCGACGGTGACTATGAAGGGCACGCATTGACGAGCGAGTCGAAAGATTTCATCGTCGTGTGCAGGCGCTCATAG